In Lacerta agilis isolate rLacAgi1 chromosome 1, rLacAgi1.pri, whole genome shotgun sequence, the following proteins share a genomic window:
- the NXPH2 gene encoding neurexophilin-2 produces MAHLRQPLPLLVVMHSFLPLIFCDAKQIIHATDLLNWEDKDPADTLVDNVVNSRIINPLRLFVKPSRALKHGQMSYSDSIDNFWDWLSNITEVQESLARTKRRPIVKTGKFKKMFGWGDFHSNIKTVKLNLLITGKIVDHGNGTFSVYFRHNSTGLGNVSVSLVPPSKVVEFESSPQSTLETKESKSFNCRIEYEKTDRAKKTALCNFDPSKICYQEQTQSHVSWLCSKPFKVICIYIAFYSVDYKLVQKVCPDYNYHSETPYLSSG; encoded by the exons ATGGCGCACCTGCGGCAGCCCCTGCCTCTCCTGGTGGTGATGCACAGCTTCCTCCCGCTT ATCTTTTGTGATGCTAAGCAGATCATCCATGCCACAGACTTACTAAACTGGGAAGACAAAGATCCTGCAGACACACTAGTTGATAATGTAGTCAATTCGAGGATCATCAACCCTTTACGCCTCTTTGTTAAGCCATCCCGAGCACTGAAACATGGACAGATGTCATATTCAGACAGCATAGACAACTTTTGGGATTGGTTATCCAACATCACTGAGGTTCAGGAATCTCTTGCACGAACTAAACGCAGACCAATTGTAAAAACTGGGAAATTCAAGAAAATGTTTGGGTGGGGTGACTTCCATTCTAACATCAAAACTGTGAAGCTGAATCTTCTCATAACAGGGAAAATTGTTGACCATGGCAATGGAACCTTCAGTGTTTATTTCCGGCACAATTCCACAGGCCTCGGAAATGTTTCTGTGAGCTTGGTGCCACCTTCCAAGGTGGTGGAGTTTGAATCCTCACCACAGTCAACGCTAGAGACCAAGGAGTCCAAGTCTTTCAACTGTCGAATTGAATACGAGAAAACGGATAGAGCTAAGAAAACTGCATTGTGTAATTTTGACCCTTCGAAGATCTGCTACCAAGAGCAGACACAAAGCCATGTGTCCTGGCTGTGTTCTAAACCATTTAAAGTCATCTGTATTTACATTGCTTTTTACAGCGTTGATTACAAACTGGTGCAAAAAGTCTGTCCTGATTACAACTACCACAGTGAAACACCGTATTTGTCATCTGGATGA